The genomic DNA TAATCTCCGCTTCTCCACATTTTACCTCTTCAATCTCAGGTTCAAGCAGACCAAGCATAGCTTTTCTAATATCTTGAGCAATATCAAAAATTACATCATAAGTCTTTATCTCAACAAATTTTTTTCTTGCCTCTTCATCCACATTCGGATATGGCTTTACTTTAAAACCAATTATTATAGCTTCAGATACACTTGCAAGATCTACATCACTCTCAGTAATAGGACCAATACCTGAATGTATTATTTTAATTTGAATTTTATCTTTTGGTAGACTCTCAAGAAGCTTTACAAGAGCATCTACAGAACCAGCATCTTCTCCCTTTACAACTAATTTCAGAACTTGTTTTTTATCCTCCTTCATTTTTTGATATAAGTCTGAAAGACTCACTTTTACTTTTTCTTTTCGCACCTCTTCAGAAAACTTTCTATTCTCGATGAGCTCTCTTGCAGTTTTTTGATCTTTTACAACTTCAAAAATATCCCCAGTCTTTGGCAAAGAATCAAACTGCGAAATTAGAACTGCAGAAGAAACATCTGCGACCTTCAATTTTCTATTATTCTCATCTAAGATTAACCGAACTCTCCCTGAAGTTTCTCCTGCCACGAAATAGTCTCCAATTTTTATTTGACCTTCCTTAACAATCACTGTAGCTACGTTCCCAATCCCTCTCATAATCTGTGTTTCTAAAATTACACCTCTTCCAGGACAATCAACAGGGGCTTTAAGATTTAAATCCTCAGCCTGAAGAATAATCGCTTCTAATAATTCATCTATTCCTTCTCCTTTTAGAGCCGAGATTTTTACTGCAAGGACTTCTCCTCCATATTCATGAGCTACTACTTTATGCTCCGCAAGCTCAGCTAAGACTTTATTCGGATTTGCTGTGGGAAGATCTATCTTGTTTAAAGCAACAATGATCGGAACATTAGCAGCTTTTGCATGATTTATTGCCTCTATGGTTTGAGCTTTCACTCCTTCATTTGCCGCAACAACCAGAACAACTATATCTGTAACATTAGCCCCTCTAGCTCTCATTGAAGTAAAAGCCTCATGACCAGGAGTGTCAATAAATGTTATTCTATGATTATTATAAGTTACATTATATGCACCTATTTTCTGAGTTATACCACCAATTTCAAGCTTGGCTACCTGAGTCTTTCTAATATAGTCAAGTAATGTAGTCTTCCCATGGTCCACATGGCCCATAACAGTCACAACAGGAGGGCGCCTTTGAATATTGTAAACTTTCTCTTCTTTCTTCGCAATATCAACCTTTTGAAGCTGGGATAGCTCCGCTTTATATCCAAATTCCTCTGCTATAAGAGAAGTTGTATCAAAATCCAAATTTTGGTTTATGTTCACTTGAAGTCCAAGTTTTAAACAGGCAGTTATTATATCAGATGGAGAGAGATTCATCATTTTAGATAATTCTCTAATGGGATTTACCTCTTTAACCTTTATTATTTTCTCTTCTTTTGTTATCGCTTTTTCTTTCTTCTCTAAAGGTTCTTCTTCTATTTTCTCTTTCTCTTTATCCTTCTTCCCTTTCTCCGTTTTCTCCTTTTTTTTCTTTTTAAGTTTGTCTTTTATTTTCTTAGCCTCTCCCTCTGTAATTGAAGAAAGCGCAGACTTTACCTTAATACCCTCTTTTTCCAATAAATCGAGAAGTTCTTTATTAGAGAGCCCTAAGTCTTTTGCTAGACTGTGAACCCTCATCTTCTGTTCTTTCTTTTTTATCATTCCATCATTCCTTATTGAGAATACTGTGTAAGGCTTTATGAATAGTTTCTAATTTTTTCTTTCCAATCCCTTTAATGTTTGATAGTTCCTCATCACTCTTTGATAAAATATCATAAGCTGTGTTAAGTCCCTCTTTTTTAAGAATATCCTTTAGATGGTCACTTATATCTAATTCATCAACCGTTATTTTACCCTTTTCCTCTTTCTCCTTTTCTCTTCTATATTCGCTTACTCCTTTTATATCAATCTTGGCATGAATAAGTTCCGAGGCTAAAGCCACATTCTCTCCCAACTTCCCAATAGCTCCTGTCAATTCTTCATCTGGAACCACGCATAGAACTTTGTTTTTACCTATTTTCTTTGCTTCAATAACTTTCACTGGAGAGAGAGCTTTCTCGGCATATTTTGCCTTATCCTTCTTCCAATGAACGACATCTACCTTTTCTCCGGCAAGCTCCTTTACTATTGACCTTATCCTACTTCCTTTGTGTCCTACACAAGAACCAACAGCATCAACTTTTTCATTTTCCGAGTAAACAGAGACTTTAGCTCTCACTCCTGGCTTTCTCGCTATATCTTTGATTTCCACTTTTGAATGTAGAATTTCAGGAATTTCAAATTCAAGCAATCTAGCTATAAACTCTGGCTGTATTCTGGATAAATATATTATAGGACCTTTTATTCTAATTCTCTCTTCGTCTCCTTCATCTGGAGTCTGAGTGATCTTTTTAATAAGAGCTTTTATTTGAGCTCCTCTTTTCAATCTCTCATTGGGAATTTGCTCTTCTTTTGGCAAAAAAGCTTCAATATCACCAATCTTAATATAAGCTCCAGTTGGATAAACCCTGGAAACAGTTCCGGAGACTAGTTCTCCTGCCCTATTCTTATATTTCTCGTAAAGCATTTCCTTTTCATTCGTTTTAATCTTTTGAATTAAAGTATTTTTTACAATGTTTATTGCGTTTCTTCCAAATTCATCAACGGGAATTTCTTGTTTAAAAATTGCTCCCACTTCTATTGTGGGCTTAACCTTTCGAGCTTCAGCGAGAGAAATCTCTGTTAAAGGATCTGTAACATTTTCTTTTACCACCTTCTTAAGATAAAGTCTTATGCTTCCAGAAGCTTCTGAGATTTCACATTCAAGATTTTCGGCTCTTCCATATTTTTTTCTTGCAGCAGTAATTAGACTTTCCTTCAAAGTTTCAAGGACAAAGTCTTTTTCTAAATCTCTTTCTGCTGCTAACTCTGATAGCATTGCAACAATACCTTTATTTATCATTTTCCCTCCTCCTCCTCAATCCCAGGAGAAGAAACTTCAAGCCTATAATCCTCATTTTCAAGCTCAGGAGAAAGTCTAAAATGAATAGAAATCCTCTCCGATATCTTAGCACAGTCCTGAATTGTGACTCCTCCTGGCTTATCAACAAAAATTCTAATTATTTTTGGCTTATTCTCCTCAATCTCTAAACCCCTCAACATATAGTTTTCCTTCATACTTTTTAAAACTACCTCTACCTTCTCTCTTAACTTTTCTTCAAGTCTTCTCATATCGCTATTAAAATTCTTAAAAAATGGCTGTTAAAGCCCCCTGTTGCCAAACCAATTGTTGAACCAGCCATTTCTATAAACAAACTTACCACTCTTTAGATTATAATTTAAACAAAACTTTCTATAATGCAAGCCCCCTTAAGTTATTTTAAGAAGTAAAACCATACCAGTTGACAATAATTAGATTAAGCTTATTATTAAGAAGTTATGTTTGAGGAAATTTCAAACGCGTTGAAGAGAATTAACACACCTTTTTATATTTATGATACCAGAGTAATTTATGAAAAAATTAAAACTTTAAGAGAAAGTTTCTCTGGAAGTGTTGAACTTTTCTTTGCGGTGAAAGCAAACTCTTCCATTGCAATTTTAAGATTTCTCAATAAACATAATATAGGAGCAGAAGTTGTTTCTCCAGGAGAAATTTTTATAGCTTTAAAAGCAGGAATCCCTTCATATAAGATCCTCTATGACAGCCTTGCAAGAAAAGAAGAAGAAATACTTTTCGCTATTAGGAAAGGTATCAGATTTTTCAACTTTGAGTCTATTGGGCAAGCTAAACTTCTTGAAAAATGTGCCAAAAAGACAAAACAAAAACTCTTTGTTTTTGCAAGAATCAATCCTGGAATATTTCCAAAAACTCACTCCCATCTTTCCACTGGATCCTCTTGGAGTAAATTTGGGATTCCAATAAAAGATATTAACAAAATTGTTGAAGTTGTAAAAGATTTTGAACATATTGAGCTTCTTGGGTTACATTGTCACATAGGCTCTCAGATTCTTACCCCTGAACCTTACCTAAAGAGTCTTAAAAAGATTGAAAACTCTATAAAAATTCTAAATAAAGAAGGATTAGCAATAAAATATGTAAATCTTGGTGGTGGTTTTGGAGTTCCATATAAAGAAGGAGAAAAAACTTTTTCTCCTATTTCATTAACAGAGAAATATAAAGAATTCTCGAAAAAGTATGGAATCAAAATATTTCTTGAGTTAGGAAGATTTTTTGTTGCAGAGGCTGGATTTATTATTACAAGTATAATAGACGTAAAAGAAAGAGAAGGCAAACCCCTTTACGTGGTAGATTCTGGAATGAATGATAATCCAAGACCTGCCATCTATGATGCCTATCATCACATAGAACCTCTTTTCAAAAAAGAGGGGAAGAGATACCTCTCCAGAGTTGTGGGACCTATTTGTGAAAATTCTGATGAATTTGGAACTTATTCTCTACCTAAACTTAAAGAGGGAGATCTACTTATAATTTACAATTGTGGAGCTTATACAAGAACAATGGCTTCAAATTATAATGGTAGGCCTTTTCCCCCCGAGTATTTGTATAATGGTAAAAAATTAAAAAAGATTAGAAAAGGACAAAGATTAAGAGAACTAATTAAAAACGAAAGATTTTAAATTTTTATCTTTAAGGAGAAAAAAATGAGAAAAACCAAGATAATTGCCACAATTGGGCCTGCTTCAGAAGATAAAGAGATAATAAAAGAAATGGTAAAGAGCGGTCTTAATATAGCAAGACTAAATTTCTCCCATAAGACCCAAGAAGAGGCAGAAATAACCTTCCGAAATTTAAGAAAAGTTGCCCCTTCTATAGGAATAATGATGGACACTCAAGGACCGGAAGTTAGACTCGGAAAAGTAAAGGAAAACACAGAGTTACAGAGTGGTAAAATAGTAGAAATTGTTAAAGAAGAAATCTTAGGAGATGAAAATAGACTTTCTGTAGATTACCCATCCCTTTTAAACCAATTAGAAAAAGGTGATACGATTCTAATAGCTGATGGGAAAATAGAACTTAAAGTAGAGGAAGTTAAAGAGTCTGTAAAATGCAGAGTCATTTATGGGGGAAGAATCTCCTCAAAAAAATCTGTTAATGTTCCCGGTAAAGACATAGGGCTTTCTGCTCCAACACCAAAAGACCTTGAAAACATTGAATTTGGCGCAGAGATAGGATTTGATTTCGTAGCAGTCTCTTTTGTTAAAAGTGCAGACGATATAAGGAAAATAAAAAAGATTTTGGAAAATAAAAACTCCATTATGCAAGTTATTGCAAAAATAGAACACATAAAGGCAATAGAAAATTTCGATGAGATCTTAAAAGTCTCAGATGCAATTATGATAGCAAGAGGAGACCTTGGAGTAGAAGTTCCTCCATCAGATGTTCCTCTCCTTCAGAAAACAATAATAAGAAAATGTTTAGAAGAGGAAAAACCTGTAATTGTGGCAACACAGATGTTAGCTTCTATGACAGAAAGTCCAAGAGCAACAAGGGCAGAAGTTTCAGACGTAGCAAATGCTGTTGAAGATGGAGCTGATGCAGTAATGCTTTCGGAAGAAACTGCTATTGGAAAATATCCAATAAAAGCTGTCCAATTTATGGCAGAAACTGTAGAAAAAATGGAAAATTACTTACGAGGAAGAATCCCAGAGGCTTTAAAGTCTAAAAAATGTGAAATAGCTGATATCATTGCAAAAAGTGTATGGCAAGCATCCAAAGACCTTAAAGCCAAATATATTATTGCTCATACTTCTTCAGGATATACTGCAAGGAAAATTGCGAAATTTAGACCAGATACTGATATTCTTGCATTTACAGATAAAGAAGAGATTATGAGACAATTGAATCTAATTTGGGGCGTTACACCTTTCTTAGGAGAATTCCATAACCACGTGGATGAAATGATCTGTTCCTCTGCTGATTTTCTTTACAAAAAAAAGTTAGTTGATAAAGATGACATTGTCATTTTAACAGCGGGAGAACCTGTTGCAATTCCAGGAACAACAAATATGCTTGAAATCAGAAGCATAGGCTCTCTTTTGGAACAGAGAAAAACTCTTTTTGGTGGAAAATAAACCTATAAATGATTTTTTTTGTAGTTTATTTCAATCCCCAATAGGGGAAATTTTAATCTTTTGGGAAAAGGAAGGAATTTTTGAAGTTAGTTTTATAAAAAAAGACTCTGAAAAGAGAATTTCGTGTTTAACAAATAGTGGATATAAGATCAAGTTTAAGACTTCTCCTATTGATTCTCAATTAAAAGAATATTTTGAGGGAAGGAGAAAATTTTTTTTAGCTCCTTTAATCTTAAATGGCACACCTTATCAAAAAAGAGTTTGGGAAGAAACCCTAAAAATTCCTTATGGAGAGACTTGCTCTTACATAGAATTAGCAAGAAGAATTGGAAATCCTATGGGTTCTCGTAGTGTGGGGACTGCTCTCAAACTTAACCATTTAAGTATAATTATCCCCTGTCATCGTGTAATTAGAAACTCGGGAGAATTAGGAAGTTATACTGGAGGAAGCTTTAGAAAAAGATGGTTACTTATGCATGAGTATAAGCATAAATAACATCAATACTCTTTCCTTAGAACAAAGTTATATCCCTTAAGAGTAGAGTCTCCAATTTCCACACTATAAGAAGTATCAGAGGTATAACCTTCAAGATAGCTCGTAATATTATATGTTCCTTTTTTAGCGATAAGATAATATTTACCTGAATCTGGAGTAGATAAAGTAGTAAAAGTGTCTGTAGAATTTACCGCTTTACAAACAGCAAATTTTATAGGCGCTCCCGTAGAATCTGTAACTTTTCCCCTAATAGCTCCTAAAGTAGAGCCTTCAAAAGCCCTAAAAATTGGTGTTAATGTATATGGTTGAGTTTCCCAATTTATTGATTTTGAGGCATCAAAATCAATAAAAATTTGGGTAATTTTATCCTTGTATATGGTGAAATCCTGAGGTATCTCATATTTCAATGGACTTCCTTCTGAGAGAATTAAAGTATCCAATTCCCCATTTCTCCTTACAAGATGAATCTCCGTAAGAGCAATAAGAATGGAAGTATAGTTCCCCGGTTTAATCTTATCCACAGCAATTACTATACCCATCCCTCCAAGAGTTCCCATTACAATGTCATATTCGTTAATATTAGCATCAACCGTTATTGCATCACCTCCCAAATTTCTAACACCAACTCCAAAAATTCTTAAATATATTGCTTCTACATCTTGAGGAGGTGGAGAATCTATTAACCATATTCTAACCCATCCTTCATTCTCTCCGCATCCAATAACTAATAAAATCCCAATCAAGCTTAAAACAACCTTTTTCATAAAAGCCTCCTTTTGATTATTCTTATTATAACATTTTTCTTCAAATAGTCAAATTTTTTCTTTAAGCTTGACAATAAAAGAGAGAATATTATTTTGAGAATATGTGGGATTCTAATAAATTAGTTAAAGAATTTCTTAAGTTTTTTGAAGAAAGGGGGCATAGAATAGTTGAATCATCTCCTCTTGTGCCTAATGACAAAACCCTTCTCTTCACCTCAGCGGGAATGGTTCAATTTAAACCTTTATGGTCAGGAGAAGTTCCTCTTGAGTTTAAAAGAGCCGCCTCTGTCCAAAAATGTCTTCGCTTATCAGACTTAACCGAAGTTGGTAAAACATTCTTCCATGATACTTTTTTTGAGATGTTAGGAAATTTCTCCTTTGGAGATTACTTTAAAGAAGAGACCATCTCTTGGGGATGGGAATTTCTAACAAAAGTCTTAAAAATTCCAGAGGAAAGACTCTATGTCTCTGTTCATACTGAAGATAGTGAGGCTTATGAAATATGGAAAGAGAAAATTAAAGTTCCAGAAAATAAAATAATAAAAAGGGATGACAACTTCTGGGGCCCTGCGGGAGGAAAAGGTCCCTGTGGACCAGACACAGAAATTTTCTACGATATGGGAGAAGAATTTGGAGATTGCAAATTTGATGGAGAATGTCATAGATATATTGAACTCTGGAATCATGTTTTTCCTCAATACGATGAGAGAGAAGATGGAAGGCACCCACTAAAAAATAGAGGTGTAGATACAGGGATGGGTTTAGAAAGGCTTGCTATGGTAATGCAAGGCAAACCCTCTATATTTGAAACAGATTTGTTTTTTCCAATAATAGAAAAAATAGAAGAACTCACAAATGTAAAATATAAAGAAGCGAAAGAAGTCTTCCATATAGTTGCTGATCATTCAAGAGCTCTTGTCTTTGCAATAAGTGAAGGAGTATATCCTGGGAATACAGGCAGAGGATATGTTTTAAGAAGGTTAGTTCGTAGAGCATTAACAGGATTAAGAAAAATAAATGTAGAAGAGCCTATTCTGAATAAACTTGTCCCAACCGTTACCTATATAATGAAAAATAGATATCCTTATCTTAAAGAAAAGATAGACCAAGTAACCCTAATTATAAAACGGGAAGAAGAGAATTTCATAAACACACTTTCTTCTGGAATTTCAATATTAACTCAGCTTATTAATGATGCAAAAGAAAAGAGGCTTGGAAAAATCGATGGGAAAGATGTCTTTAGATTATACGACACCTATGGTTTTCCTCCAGATTTAACCAAAGAAATTGCAGAAGAGGAAAATCTCACAATAGATGAAGAAGGCTTCCATAAAGAAATGGAGAAACAAAGGGAGAGAGCTCGTGAGAAACACATCTTTTTAGCAGAAGAAAAAGCAGAATGGGAAATAGTAAATGAAGGAAGTTCTATCTTCGTAGGATACGAAAAAGAAGAAATTTCAACCGAAATTTTAGCTTTTAGAAAAGGAGAAAAAAACTTTGAATTAATTTTAAAAGAGACTCCTTTTTATGGGGAATCAGGAGGACAGGTTGGAGATACAGGAATAATAGAAGGATTAGGATGGAAACTAACCGTTGAAAATACTATTCCTTCAAACTTAGGTAATATTCATTTGGGAAAACTTGAAGGCTCTTTCAATATTTCACAAGTAAAAGCAATAATTGATGTAGAAAGACGAAATGCAATAAGAAGGAACCATACTACGACTCATATTCTTCACAAAGTTCTAAAGAAGGTCCTTGGTGATTGGGTGCATCAGGAAGGTTCATACGTAGGCCCAGATCGATTCCGTTTTGACTTCACTCATCCTGAACCCTTAAGAAAAGAAGAAATAAAATTAATAGAAGAAGAAGTTAATAAAATAATATTCAAAGAAATGGAAGTAAAAACAGAAATTTTACCCTTAAAGGAAGCGATTAATAGAGGAGCTATTGCTCTATTTACTGAAGAATATGGAGAGACTGTAAGAATGGTCTCTATCGGTGACTTCTCAAAAGAACTATGTGGTGGGACCCATCTCCACAACACAATAGAAGCAGGTTTATTTAAGATTATTTCCGAAGGAAGCGTAGCTTCAGGAATAAGAAGAATAGAAGGAATAACTGGTTTATCCACCTATAAATGGATAAAAGAAACCGAAGAAATAGTTGAAGAGATAGAATTTCTTCTTGATGTGGAAAGAAAAAATCTCCCCAAAAGAATTGAAAAAATAATGGCTACAATTAAGGAGCAGAGAAAAGAAATAGAAAGAAGGGACGAAGAAGCTATTGAATTAAAGTTCAAAGAGCTATTAAAAATTATCAGTGATCTTGGAAATTATAAGTTAATAGCCACTCAAGTTGAAGGGAATAGAGAATTTTTAAGAAAACTAGGGGAAAAATTAAGAAAAAGTATGCCTAATGGAATAGGGTTACTCACAAGCAAAATTGATTCTTCATTTTTCGCCATATTATTTGTTGGAGAAGATTTAAAAGACAAACTTAATGCTGCTGAACTCTTAAAAGAGGTCTGCAAAATTGCGGAAGGAAGTGGTGGCGGAAATAGAGAACGCGCAGAAGGAGGAGGAAAAAACGCTCAAAAAATCCCTGAAATGTTAAATAAATTTAAAGAAATTCTTAAAAAGGAAATTAAATGAAAATTTATGAAAAAATTCTCTATAAAAAGAAAAAAAAAGAAGTTATTATAGCCGCCCTTCTTGATCCTGATAGTGAGAAGCTTGAAAAACTTGAAGATAAAATAAAACTTATAGAAAAAAGCTCTATTGATTTTATCTTGGTGGGTGGAAGCACCAGCTGGAACAGTAACTTTGAGAAATTGACCACTAAGGTTAAGTCTTTAGCTTCAATACCTGTTATTATTTTTCCCGGGTCTGCAGAACAAATCTCTTCTTCAGCTGATGCTATTTTATTTCTTTCTCTTTTAAGCGGAAGAAATCCAAGATACTTAATTGAAGAACAGGTAAAAGCTGCCTCTATTTTAAAAAGGATGAAAATAGAAGTTATACCAACAGGCTACATTTTAATCGATGGAGGGAAGAAAACAAGTGTTGAACTTATATCCGGGACAAAACCAATTCCTCAAGAGAATATAGAAAAAATTGTAGATACCGCTTATGCAGCTGAACTTCTTGGGATGAAATTAGTTTATCTTGAATGTGGAAGTGGAGCAAGAAGAACCGCAGAAGAAAACCTAATAAGGGAAGTTAAGGCTAATATTAAGATTCCTCTTGTGGTAGGAGGTGGAATCAAAAGTAGAGAAGAAATAGAGAAAAAACATAAAGCAGGTGCAGACCTAATTGTTATAGGAAACGCTCTTGAAAAAGATCCAACAATCTTACTTAAATAAAAGCAAAATAAATAGCTCTTCAATCACTAAAGGATTAAAAATATTTCTCGCCATTTCAATTTTAACCTACACTTTACTTTTACTTTTTACCGCAACAAAGAAAACCTGGTCTCTCTTTAAAGAAATTAATGGTTTTTATATCCTTTTAGTTTTTGGGTTAATATCTTTGTATGTAATTTTTGAGTCTCTTAGAATAAAATTCATTGCACACGCGCTATCTGGCAAATGGGTTCCATTCAACAGTTGCGTTCAAGTCATATTCTGTGGAGCCTTTCTTTCCGCAGTGACTCCTTTTCAAGCTGGAGGTTCACCCATACAGGTTTACATCCTAAATAAAGCTGGTCTAAAAGTAGGAACCGGCTTGCTCCTCCTTCTACTTAGAGCTCTTTTTTATCTTATGGGAATGCTAATCTTCCTGCCTTTCATCCTTCCCTTTTTCAAAACAGAATATCAAGGAAAGTCAATGCAGATCCTATCCAACTATTCTATATTTGCTTATATCTTCCTTTTTGGGATGTTATTCTTAATCCTTTCTTTACCTAAATTTATAAAAAGAGCTTTTTATTCAATAACTTATAGAAAAGGTAAAAGAACAAAAGCCACCACAACAATTTTTTATTTTATAAGAGAGATAGAAGACATTAGAAATAAATTATTTTTTTTCATAAAAAGGAGAAAACTTTATGCTTTATTGATTCTATTTTTAACAATAATTGTTTATATTCCGAATTATTCGATAGCTTATGTCTTACTTAAAGCTCTTTATATTAAAGCCTCATACTTAGATACAATCTTCCGCCAAGTCTTTCTCCTTTTTGCAGCCTTCTTTTTCCCAACTCCTGGAGCAGAAGGGATAATCGAGGGAGGATTTACAGTTCTGTTCTATTCCTCAGTTCCTCGTTATCTAATAGGTATATTTACAATCTTCTGGAGATTCTTTACCTATCATCTCTTTGTTATAATCGGCGGATTTTTTTCGCTTAAAATTTTAAACTTAAAAAACCTACTTAAATAAAGAAGTTAAATCTTTCTATAATGTTTAAGAACCTCTTTTATAGAAAAAGGTTTTGGCTCTTTATGAGAAAGCCCAAGCTTTAAAACAACTTTATTTAGTTCCCTAAGATCAGGGACCTCCACTTCAAGAAATGGAGGAATTTCATGATATTGATCAATTTCAAATTTTATTTCATTTAACTGATAAGAAGTCCTATAACTCCTAAATTCATAAAGTGGAACCAAACCTATACCTTCGAAGATTTTGGATATTAAAATAAAATCGCTAACCTCTAACTCAAACTCTTCCATAACCTTTGCTTTCTTAGTATCTATAACTTTTTTATAAGTTAAGTAGGTTTTTTCTCCTTTCTTACGAAGTCTTAAAATCTTCCCCTCCTTCTCTAAGAGCCTATCTACAAAATCAAAATATATGGAATTTAATTCTCCTTCAAAAACTTTTTTAGCCCCAATCTCAATCAGTCTTCTCTCTATTTCTTTTACATCAATTTCTAAAAACTTTACCTCAATCTCTTCCAAGAACTTCTACCCCTTTATTCTTCAAGCTTATACTCATTAATTTTGTTAAATAAAGTTTTATAAGAAACATTTAGAAGCCTAGCTGCTTCTGCCTTATTTCCATCTGTTTGCCTTAAAGCTTCTTTTATAATCCGAATCTCTGCTTCTCTTTTTGCTTTTTCTCCCATCTCCTTAAGACTTAAACTCTCTATTCTTTTATCCTCTTTTCTCTTTGAATAAAAGATTATGTCCCTTTCTTCAATCACATCTCCTTCGCATAAAATCAAAGCTCTCTTTATCACATTTTCAAGCTCCCTCACATTTCCTTTCCATTCATAATTTTTAAGTTTAAGGAGTGCCTTATCACTTATTCCTTTAACTTCTTTGGATTTTTGACTATATATTTCAATAAAATACTTGGCAAGAGGTTCAATATCTTCGAGTCTTTCCTTTAGTGAGGGAATATGTATTGGAAATACACTAATTCTATAATATAAGTCTTCTCTAAATGCTTTTCTTTCTACTAAAGCTTCTAAATCCTTATTAGTAGCACAAATTATCCTCACATCTGCCTTTATTTTTTCTCTTCCTCCTACTCTTTCAAACTCCTTATCTTCAATAACCCTTAAAATTTTGGACTGGAGCAAAAGAGGCATATCTCCAATTTCATCTAAAAAAAGAGTTCCTCCATCGGCTTGAGAGATCTTTCCTATCCTTTTAGAAACACCTGTAGCGGTCCCCTTTTCAATACCAAATAATTCACTCTCAAGAAGGCTTTCGGGAATAGCAGCGGAATTAAGAACCACAAAAGGCCCATTTTTCCTTGCACTCCAATCATGAATTGATCTTGCAAAAAGCTCTTTCCCAGAACCACTCGGCCCTAAAAGGAGAGCCGTAAAATCTGTTTCTGCAACTTTCTTCGCAAGAGTTATCGCATCCTTTAGAAGAGGTGAATTTCCTATTATCTTCCTTGAGATTGGGGAAACTCTCTTTTTAATCTCCTTCTGGATCTTTTCAATTAGAACCTCAGGGTCAAATGGTTTGGAGATAAAATCAGAAGCCCCTTTTC from candidate division WOR-3 bacterium includes the following:
- a CDS encoding sigma-54 dependent transcriptional regulator, with product MSRILLVEDNRNFREMLELHFRKAGLDFYSCSSGEEAFSVFNRDVFTIGVFDFKLPGMDGLLLLEKVLEIAPEFPVFIITAYGDIESAVKAIRKGASDFISKPFDPEVLIEKIQKEIKKRVSPISRKIIGNSPLLKDAITLAKKVAETDFTALLLGPSGSGKELFARSIHDWSARKNGPFVVLNSAAIPESLLESELFGIEKGTATGVSKRIGKISQADGGTLFLDEIGDMPLLLQSKILRVIEDKEFERVGGREKIKADVRIICATNKDLEALVERKAFREDLYYRISVFPIHIPSLKERLEDIEPLAKYFIEIYSQKSKEVKGISDKALLKLKNYEWKGNVRELENVIKRALILCEGDVIEERDIIFYSKRKEDKRIESLSLKEMGEKAKREAEIRIIKEALRQTDGNKAEAARLLNVSYKTLFNKINEYKLEE
- a CDS encoding lysylphosphatidylglycerol synthase transmembrane domain-containing protein, producing the protein MKKIQQSYLNKSKINSSSITKGLKIFLAISILTYTLLLLFTATKKTWSLFKEINGFYILLVFGLISLYVIFESLRIKFIAHALSGKWVPFNSCVQVIFCGAFLSAVTPFQAGGSPIQVYILNKAGLKVGTGLLLLLLRALFYLMGMLIFLPFILPFFKTEYQGKSMQILSNYSIFAYIFLFGMLFLILSLPKFIKRAFYSITYRKGKRTKATTTIFYFIREIEDIRNKLFFFIKRRKLYALLILFLTIIVYIPNYSIAYVLLKALYIKASYLDTIFRQVFLLFAAFFFPTPGAEGIIEGGFTVLFYSSVPRYLIGIFTIFWRFFTYHLFVIIGGFFSLKILNLKNLLK
- the alaS gene encoding alanine--tRNA ligase — protein: MWDSNKLVKEFLKFFEERGHRIVESSPLVPNDKTLLFTSAGMVQFKPLWSGEVPLEFKRAASVQKCLRLSDLTEVGKTFFHDTFFEMLGNFSFGDYFKEETISWGWEFLTKVLKIPEERLYVSVHTEDSEAYEIWKEKIKVPENKIIKRDDNFWGPAGGKGPCGPDTEIFYDMGEEFGDCKFDGECHRYIELWNHVFPQYDEREDGRHPLKNRGVDTGMGLERLAMVMQGKPSIFETDLFFPIIEKIEELTNVKYKEAKEVFHIVADHSRALVFAISEGVYPGNTGRGYVLRRLVRRALTGLRKINVEEPILNKLVPTVTYIMKNRYPYLKEKIDQVTLIIKREEENFINTLSSGISILTQLINDAKEKRLGKIDGKDVFRLYDTYGFPPDLTKEIAEEENLTIDEEGFHKEMEKQRERAREKHIFLAEEKAEWEIVNEGSSIFVGYEKEEISTEILAFRKGEKNFELILKETPFYGESGGQVGDTGIIEGLGWKLTVENTIPSNLGNIHLGKLEGSFNISQVKAIIDVERRNAIRRNHTTTHILHKVLKKVLGDWVHQEGSYVGPDRFRFDFTHPEPLRKEEIKLIEEEVNKIIFKEMEVKTEILPLKEAINRGAIALFTEEYGETVRMVSIGDFSKELCGGTHLHNTIEAGLFKIISEGSVASGIRRIEGITGLSTYKWIKETEEIVEEIEFLLDVERKNLPKRIEKIMATIKEQRKEIERRDEEAIELKFKELLKIISDLGNYKLIATQVEGNREFLRKLGEKLRKSMPNGIGLLTSKIDSSFFAILFVGEDLKDKLNAAELLKEVCKIAEGSGGGNRERAEGGGKNAQKIPEMLNKFKEILKKEIK
- a CDS encoding geranylgeranylglyceryl/heptaprenylglyceryl phosphate synthase encodes the protein MKIYEKILYKKKKKEVIIAALLDPDSEKLEKLEDKIKLIEKSSIDFILVGGSTSWNSNFEKLTTKVKSLASIPVIIFPGSAEQISSSADAILFLSLLSGRNPRYLIEEQVKAASILKRMKIEVIPTGYILIDGGKKTSVELISGTKPIPQENIEKIVDTAYAAELLGMKLVYLECGSGARRTAEENLIREVKANIKIPLVVGGGIKSREEIEKKHKAGADLIVIGNALEKDPTILLK
- the cyaB gene encoding class IV adenylate cyclase, which codes for MEEIEVKFLEIDVKEIERRLIEIGAKKVFEGELNSIYFDFVDRLLEKEGKILRLRKKGEKTYLTYKKVIDTKKAKVMEEFELEVSDFILISKIFEGIGLVPLYEFRSYRTSYQLNEIKFEIDQYHEIPPFLEVEVPDLRELNKVVLKLGLSHKEPKPFSIKEVLKHYRKI